A genomic region of Cotesia glomerata isolate CgM1 linkage group LG9, MPM_Cglom_v2.3, whole genome shotgun sequence contains the following coding sequences:
- the LOC123271512 gene encoding extensin-like, translating into MKKIEMELYRLRKSKGEFKKEMKELNDTIKSWMRMIGNNQPLPHDRPTYLPSYTPTVPPPQPPPSYPLQPPPSSYLPPPPPSSYPPLQSSYLPPASLYPPPPSIHLPPQSGHYYPYSNC; encoded by the exons ATGAAAAAGATAGAAATGGAATTGTATAGATTGAGGAAGAGTAAGGGTGAATTCAAGAAGGAAATGAAAGAATTGAACGAT ACAATAAAATCATGGATGCGAATGATAGGCAATAATCAGCCACTTCCACACGATCGCCCCACATATTTACCCAGCTATACACCGACAGTTCCACCTCCGCAACCTCCGCCTTCATATCCACTTCAGCCACCACCGTCTTCATATCTACCACCACCGCCTCCATCTTCATATCCACCACTTCAGTCTTCATATCTACCACCTGCGTCTTTATATCCACCTCCACCATCAATTCATCTGCCACCACAATCAGGACATTACTATCCCTACAGTAATTGttga